In a genomic window of Jaculus jaculus isolate mJacJac1 chromosome 8, mJacJac1.mat.Y.cur, whole genome shotgun sequence:
- the Nop56 gene encoding nucleolar protein 56 isoform X2: MVLLHVLFEHAVGYALLALKEVEEISLLLPQVEECVLNLGKFHNIVRLVAFCPFSSSQVALENANAVSEGVVHEDLRLLLETYLPSKKKKVLLGVGDPKIGAAIQEELGYNCQTGGVIAEILRGVRLHFHNLVKGLTDVSACKAQLGLGHSYSRAKVKFNVNRVDNMIIQSISLLDQLDKDINTFSMRVREWYGYHFPELVKIINDNATYCRLAQFIGNRKELNEEKLEKLEELTMDGAKAKAILDASRSSMGMDISAIDLINIESFSSRVVSLSEYRQSLHTYLRSKMSQVAPSLSALIGEAVGARLIAHAGSLTNLAKYPASTVQILGAEKALFRALKTRGNTPKYGLIFHSTFIGRAAAKNKGRISRYLANKCSIASRIDCFSEVPTSVFGEKLREQVEERLSFYETGEIPRKNLDVMKEAVVQAEEAAAEITRKLEKQEKKRLKKEKKRLAALALASSENNSSTPEECEEQDRC, encoded by the exons ATG GTTCTGCTGCACGTGCTGTTCGAACATGCGGTCGGCTACGCACTGCTGGCGCTCAAGGAAGTGGAGGAGATCAGCCTGCTGCTGCCGCAG GTAGAGGAGTGTGTGCTCAACCTGGGCAAATTTCACAACATCGTTCGTCTCGTGGCCTTTTGTCCGTTTTCCTCATCCCAGGTTGCCTTGGAAAATGCCAATGCTGTGTCCGAAG GTGTTGTTCATGAGGACCTTCGCTTGCTCCTGGAAACATATTTGccgtctaaaaagaaaaaagtactccTGGGAGTTGGGGACCCCAAGATTGGTGCTGCTATACAAGAGGAGTTAGGGTACAACTGTCAGACTGGAGGTGTAATAGCTGAGATCCTTCGAG GAGTTCGTCTGCACTTCCATAATCTTGTGAAGGGCCTAACTGATGTATCTGCTTGTAAAGCCCAGCTAGGGCTTGGACACAGCTATTCCCGTGCTAAAGTTAAGTTTAATGTGAACCGGGTGGATAACATGATCATCCAGTCCATCAGCCTCCTGGACCAGCTGGATAAAGACATCAATACCTTCTCTATGCGTGTCAG GGAGTGGTATGGGTATCATTTTCCAGAACTGGTAAAGATCATCAATGACAATGCCACATACTGCCGCCTTGCCCAGTTCATTGGAAACCGCAAGGAGTTAAATGAGGAGAAGTTGGAGAAGCTGGAGGAGCTAACAATGGATGGGGCCAAGGCTAAGGCCATTCTGGATGCCTCGCGGTCCTCCATGG GCATGGACATATCTGCTATCGACTTGATTAACATCGAGAGCTTCTCCAGTCGTGTGGTGTCTTTATCAGAGTACCGCCAGAGCCTACACACTTACCTGCGCTCCAAGATGAGCCAAGTAGCCCCCAGCCTGTCAGCCCTAATTGGGGAAGCG GTAGGTGCGCGTCTCATTGCACATGCTGGCAGCCTCACCAACCTGGCCAAGTACCCAGCATCCACAGTACAGATCCTTGGGGCTGAAAAGGCCCTGTTCAG AGCCCTGAAGACAAGGGGTAACACACCAAAATATGGACTCATTTTCCACTCCACCTTCATCGGCCGAGCAGCCGCCAAGAACAAAGGACGCATCTCTCGATACCTGGCAAACAAATGCAGTATTGCATCACGAATTGATTGCTTCTCTG AGGTGCCCACAAGTGTATTTGGGGAGAAGCTTCGGGAACAAGTTGAGGAGCGGCTATCATTCtatgagactggagagattccACGGAAGAATCTAGATGTCATGAAGGAAGCAGTGGTTCAG GCAGAGGAAGCGGCTGCTGAGATCACCAGGAAactggagaaacaggagaagaagcgcttaaagaaggaaaaaaagcgGCTGGCTGCACTGGCCCTGGCATCTTCAGAAAACAACAGTAGTACACCAGAAGAGTGTGAG GAACAAGATAGGTGCTGA
- the Idh3b gene encoding isocitrate dehydrogenase [NAD] subunit beta, mitochondrial isoform X1 — protein sequence MAARSGVRWLTRVVAARSPGAWRGLSTSASASAASQSQAQDVRVEGAFPVTMLPGDGVGPELMHAVKEVFKAASVPVEFQEHHLSEVQNMASEEKLEQVLSSMKENKVAIIGKIHTPMEYKGELASYDMRLRRKLDLFANVVHVKSLPGYKTRHNNLDLVIIREQTEGEYSSLEHESARGVIECLKIITRTKSQRIAKFAFDYATKKGRSKVTAVHKANIMKLGDGLFLQCCEEVAELYPKIKFETMIIDNCCMQLVQNPYQFDVLVMPNLYGNIIDNLAAGLVGGAGVVPGESYSSEYAVFETGARHPFAQAVGRNIANPTAMLLSASNMLRHLNLEYHSSMIADAVKKVIKVGKVRTRDMGGYSTTTDFIKSVIGHLHPHGG from the exons ATGGCGGCGCGGAGCGGTGTCCGCTGGCTGACCCGG GTGGTCGCCGCCCGCAGCCCCGGGGCATGGAGGGGTCTGAGTACCTCGGCGTCTGCCAGCGCCGCTTCCCAGAGCCAG GCCCAGGACGTGAGGGTGGAGGGCGCCTTTCCTGTGACCATGCTGCCGGGAGACGGCGTGGGCCCCGAGCTCATGCACGCCGTCAAGGAGGTGTTCAAG GCTGCCTCTGTCCCGGTGGAGTTCCAGGAGCACCACCTGAGCGAGGTGCAGAACATGGCCTCTGAGGAGAAGCTGGAGCAGGTGCTGAGTTCTATGAAGGAGAACAAAGTTGCCATCATTG GAAAGATTCATACCCCAATGGAGTATAAGGGGGAACTAGCCTCCTATGACATGAGGCTGAG GCGTAAGTTGGACTTATTTGCTAATGTAGTCCACGTGAAGTCCCTTCCTGGGTACAAGACTCGGCACAACAATCTAGACCTGGTGATCATTCGAGAGCAGACAGAAGGGGAATATAGCTCTCTGGAACATGAG AGTGCGAGAGGTGTAATTGAGTGCTTGAAGATTATCACTCGAACCAAGTCCCAGCGGATTGCAAAGTTTGCTTTTGACTATGCTACCAAGAAGGGGCGGAGCAAGGTCACAGCTGTCCACAAGGCCAACATCAT GAAACTTGGGGACGGGCTGTTCCTGCAGTGCTGTGAGGAAGTTGCTGAACTGTATCCCAAAATCAAATTTGAGACAATGATAATAGACAATTGCTGCATGCAG CTGGTACAGAATCCTTACCAATTCGATGTACTTGTGATGCCCAATCTATATGGGAACATTATTGACAATCTAGCTGCTGGCCTTGTTGGAGGAGCTGGTGTGGTCCCTGGTGAGAGCTATAGTTCAGAGTATGCAGTTTTTGAGACG GGTGCCCGGCACCCATTTGCCCAGGCAGTGGGTAGGAATATAGCCAATCCCACAGCCATGCTGCTGTCGGCCTCTAACATGCTGCGGCACCTCAA TCTTGAGTATCACTCCAGCATGATTGCAGATGCAGTGAAGAAGGTGATCAAAGTTGGCAAG GTGCGGACTCGAGACATGGGCGGTTACAGCACCACAACTGACTTCATCAAGTCTGTCATCGGCCACCTGCACCCCCATGGGGGCTAG
- the Idh3b gene encoding isocitrate dehydrogenase [NAD] subunit beta, mitochondrial isoform X2 has translation MAARSGVRWLTRVVAARSPGAWRGLSTSASASAASQSQAQDVRVEGAFPVTMLPGDGVGPELMHAVKEVFKAASVPVEFQEHHLSEVQNMASEEKLEQVLSSMKENKVAIIGKIHTPMEYKGELASYDMRLRRKLDLFANVVHVKSLPGYKTRHNNLDLVIIREQTEGEYSSLEHESARGVIECLKIITRTKSQRIAKFAFDYATKKGRSKVTAVHKANIMKLGDGLFLQCCEEVAELYPKIKFETMIIDNCCMQLVQNPYQFDVLVMPNLYGNIIDNLAAGLVGGAGVVPGESYSSEYAVFETGARHPFAQAVGRNIANPTAMLLSASNMLRHLNLEYHSSMIADAVKKVIKVGKVRTSDMGGYATCHDFTEAVITALPTS, from the exons ATGGCGGCGCGGAGCGGTGTCCGCTGGCTGACCCGG GTGGTCGCCGCCCGCAGCCCCGGGGCATGGAGGGGTCTGAGTACCTCGGCGTCTGCCAGCGCCGCTTCCCAGAGCCAG GCCCAGGACGTGAGGGTGGAGGGCGCCTTTCCTGTGACCATGCTGCCGGGAGACGGCGTGGGCCCCGAGCTCATGCACGCCGTCAAGGAGGTGTTCAAG GCTGCCTCTGTCCCGGTGGAGTTCCAGGAGCACCACCTGAGCGAGGTGCAGAACATGGCCTCTGAGGAGAAGCTGGAGCAGGTGCTGAGTTCTATGAAGGAGAACAAAGTTGCCATCATTG GAAAGATTCATACCCCAATGGAGTATAAGGGGGAACTAGCCTCCTATGACATGAGGCTGAG GCGTAAGTTGGACTTATTTGCTAATGTAGTCCACGTGAAGTCCCTTCCTGGGTACAAGACTCGGCACAACAATCTAGACCTGGTGATCATTCGAGAGCAGACAGAAGGGGAATATAGCTCTCTGGAACATGAG AGTGCGAGAGGTGTAATTGAGTGCTTGAAGATTATCACTCGAACCAAGTCCCAGCGGATTGCAAAGTTTGCTTTTGACTATGCTACCAAGAAGGGGCGGAGCAAGGTCACAGCTGTCCACAAGGCCAACATCAT GAAACTTGGGGACGGGCTGTTCCTGCAGTGCTGTGAGGAAGTTGCTGAACTGTATCCCAAAATCAAATTTGAGACAATGATAATAGACAATTGCTGCATGCAG CTGGTACAGAATCCTTACCAATTCGATGTACTTGTGATGCCCAATCTATATGGGAACATTATTGACAATCTAGCTGCTGGCCTTGTTGGAGGAGCTGGTGTGGTCCCTGGTGAGAGCTATAGTTCAGAGTATGCAGTTTTTGAGACG GGTGCCCGGCACCCATTTGCCCAGGCAGTGGGTAGGAATATAGCCAATCCCACAGCCATGCTGCTGTCGGCCTCTAACATGCTGCGGCACCTCAA TCTTGAGTATCACTCCAGCATGATTGCAGATGCAGTGAAGAAGGTGATCAAAGTTGGCAAG GTTCGAACCTCTGATATGGGTGGCTACGCTACTTGCCATGACTTCACTGAAGCTGTCATTACAGCTCTACCCACCTCTTAA
- the Nop56 gene encoding nucleolar protein 56 isoform X1: MVLLHVLFEHAVGYALLALKEVEEISLLLPQVEECVLNLGKFHNIVRLVAFCPFSSSQVALENANAVSEGVVHEDLRLLLETYLPSKKKKVLLGVGDPKIGAAIQEELGYNCQTGGVIAEILRGVRLHFHNLVKGLTDVSACKAQLGLGHSYSRAKVKFNVNRVDNMIIQSISLLDQLDKDINTFSMRVREWYGYHFPELVKIINDNATYCRLAQFIGNRKELNEEKLEKLEELTMDGAKAKAILDASRSSMGMDISAIDLINIESFSSRVVSLSEYRQSLHTYLRSKMSQVAPSLSALIGEAVGARLIAHAGSLTNLAKYPASTVQILGAEKALFRALKTRGNTPKYGLIFHSTFIGRAAAKNKGRISRYLANKCSIASRIDCFSEVPTSVFGEKLREQVEERLSFYETGEIPRKNLDVMKEAVVQAEEAAAEITRKLEKQEKKRLKKEKKRLAALALASSENNSSTPEECEETCEKPKKKKKQKPQEVPQENGMEDSPVVLPKPKKKKAFSKEELVSDPEEEASGSTSLPKRKKSSKEEMVNEPEDTGKKCVSKKRKFSSTEELISSGPEEASGSKSSAKKKKKSQKASQE, translated from the exons ATG GTTCTGCTGCACGTGCTGTTCGAACATGCGGTCGGCTACGCACTGCTGGCGCTCAAGGAAGTGGAGGAGATCAGCCTGCTGCTGCCGCAG GTAGAGGAGTGTGTGCTCAACCTGGGCAAATTTCACAACATCGTTCGTCTCGTGGCCTTTTGTCCGTTTTCCTCATCCCAGGTTGCCTTGGAAAATGCCAATGCTGTGTCCGAAG GTGTTGTTCATGAGGACCTTCGCTTGCTCCTGGAAACATATTTGccgtctaaaaagaaaaaagtactccTGGGAGTTGGGGACCCCAAGATTGGTGCTGCTATACAAGAGGAGTTAGGGTACAACTGTCAGACTGGAGGTGTAATAGCTGAGATCCTTCGAG GAGTTCGTCTGCACTTCCATAATCTTGTGAAGGGCCTAACTGATGTATCTGCTTGTAAAGCCCAGCTAGGGCTTGGACACAGCTATTCCCGTGCTAAAGTTAAGTTTAATGTGAACCGGGTGGATAACATGATCATCCAGTCCATCAGCCTCCTGGACCAGCTGGATAAAGACATCAATACCTTCTCTATGCGTGTCAG GGAGTGGTATGGGTATCATTTTCCAGAACTGGTAAAGATCATCAATGACAATGCCACATACTGCCGCCTTGCCCAGTTCATTGGAAACCGCAAGGAGTTAAATGAGGAGAAGTTGGAGAAGCTGGAGGAGCTAACAATGGATGGGGCCAAGGCTAAGGCCATTCTGGATGCCTCGCGGTCCTCCATGG GCATGGACATATCTGCTATCGACTTGATTAACATCGAGAGCTTCTCCAGTCGTGTGGTGTCTTTATCAGAGTACCGCCAGAGCCTACACACTTACCTGCGCTCCAAGATGAGCCAAGTAGCCCCCAGCCTGTCAGCCCTAATTGGGGAAGCG GTAGGTGCGCGTCTCATTGCACATGCTGGCAGCCTCACCAACCTGGCCAAGTACCCAGCATCCACAGTACAGATCCTTGGGGCTGAAAAGGCCCTGTTCAG AGCCCTGAAGACAAGGGGTAACACACCAAAATATGGACTCATTTTCCACTCCACCTTCATCGGCCGAGCAGCCGCCAAGAACAAAGGACGCATCTCTCGATACCTGGCAAACAAATGCAGTATTGCATCACGAATTGATTGCTTCTCTG AGGTGCCCACAAGTGTATTTGGGGAGAAGCTTCGGGAACAAGTTGAGGAGCGGCTATCATTCtatgagactggagagattccACGGAAGAATCTAGATGTCATGAAGGAAGCAGTGGTTCAG GCAGAGGAAGCGGCTGCTGAGATCACCAGGAAactggagaaacaggagaagaagcgcttaaagaaggaaaaaaagcgGCTGGCTGCACTGGCCCTGGCATCTTCAGAAAACAACAGTAGTACACCAGAAGAGTGTGAG GAGACATgtgaaaaacctaaaaagaaaaagaaacaaaagccccAGGAGGTTCCTCAGGAAAATGGAATGGAAGATTCACCTGTCGTTCTTCCTAAgcccaagaaaaagaaagctttttCCAAGGAGGAGTTGGTTAGTGACCCTGAGGAGGAGGCTAGTGGCAGCACCAGTCTTCCCAAGAGGAAAAAGTCGTCTAAGGAGGAAATGGTAAATGAACCAGAAGACACAGGCAAAAAGTGTGTCTCCAAGAAGAGAAAATTCTCTTCCACGGAGGAACTGATTAGCAGTGGGCCTGAAgaggcttctggcagcaagagcagcgccaaaaaaaagaaaaagtcacagaAAGCATCCCAGGAGTAG